CAGAGAGGTCAGATACGGTCAGGCTCAGTGAGAAGACTCCCAGTTTCATAGGTAGCTCCGTTAGATTTGTTGAAGGCGGGTCCAGCTTGCTTGGCGGCGCGCCAACTGTCCATCACCCGAATGGGTGAGATACGGGTATTTTGGGGGTATGTGCCGCGATTACCGCCGTTTCGGCGACGAAACGGGCCTAACAGCCTGCTAAATCATCCTGCCAGGTTGATCAGGGAGCAAAGCAGCTTGTGCCGACCACATCCGCCAGCTTTATCACCGAATGGTTCTTTACGCCGTCCCGTCCGTCGAGCACAAACTGGCCGGCGCCGCACTCGGTGACCGTCATGACCAGCGTTCCCCACTCGTCGAGCTCAGCGCCGGGGATGGGCTGCTCAAACGTACCGCCATCGCCGACAGACATCGTTAGGGTGACGGGTATGTTGAGCGCCGGGCGCTCGGTGAGCAGTTCGGAGATCAGCCAGAGCCGATTGCCGCCGCTGTCGTAGCCGTAGAAAAAGATGGTGATCCCTCCGGCCGTCTGGACGACGTCATACCCTTCGCCATCGAAGGTGGGGTCAAACCACAGCCCGGCCAGCGTGACGAAGCTGTTGACCGAGGCAAGGGAGGCAATCTCGGTTTTGCTTAAGGTCGACAGCGGGCTGATTCCGGCGGGGTCAAACGCGCCATTGACCGCGGTTATGGCGGCGTTGCTGATCACTCCTTGACCCAGCGACGACGGGTGGATCGGGTCTGCCCAGGTGCAGGTTGGGCAGGTGACAACGTCGCCAAACGTGGGCGAGGGGACCTGAGCCTCGCCGTCCACGGTAAAGCTTTCGGGCTGATTGATCAGCAGATCAAACACCGAAAAAACGTCGACAACCGTGACGCCTTTCGCTGCGGCCAGGGCGTTGAGCCGATTTCGCCAGTCCAGGCTTGCGTCCCGAATGGCCGGGACGTCCCCAAGCTGGGAGACCACCGCGGGCACCTGCGAAATATCGGGCAGATTAAACACAACGACCGTCATGCCGGCGTCGGTGAGCGTCGTCAGAATCTCGTCGACGTTGGTCTCCAGCGTGTCCAGGAAATCCAGGTTGCCCAGGAGAATGCCAGGGGCGGCATCCAAAAAGTCGTTGCCACCAATCCACAGCACCGCCAGATCGCCCACCCCAAACGTTGCGGCCGCTTCCGTGTGCTGGCCTTCTGCGATCAGCGAAGTGGACGTGGCGCCACCCACCGCGAGCTGCGTCAAAGGCGCGCCAATTCGGTCGGCGAGCTGCTCCGAGGCCAGCGGGCTGCGAATGCCCTCTGGATCGTCGAAAAGGCTGTCGCCCAGCGAAACAATGCGGTTAAAACTCACCGCCTGCGCGGAGGCCGCAAGCAGCAGGGTAAGGGCGCCGGCAAACCATCGGCCTGTCGTATTGATCATTGGTGTTCCTTTTCTTTTCAATTCAGCGGGTTGCTGGGCGCTATCGCCGGGCGAACGGCAGCGGTGCTAAGCTGGCCGCCGCTCACGATAACACCCGGCGCGAGCCACGGGGTGCAGACAGGACACTAGGCCATGCAAATCGTTGAATCGCGAGTTGCGTTCTACAAGACCCAGGAGGGGCAGCGCATCTCTCGGGGCTTTGAGCGGCAGCGCTACGTGCTGCAGGACGACCGGTCGGTTTGTCTCAACGTCTTCAGCGTCGCGAGCGATCTTAAAATCAATCGCGAAGTCACGATCAACCTCGACGAGCGGTGGCTGCCCATGGATAGCTATGTGCGTATCCATCATGGGGATCGCCTGGAGGGCGCGGGGTGGTTTTTGTTCGAGCAAGGGTCCGTCAAATCCCAGGTGCAAAGACCAGGGGAGGGTCTGGCGGAGCAGCAGCAGCGTTTTGACGACGGGCCAGCGGTATTCTGCGCCCATCCGATCGCCACGGACGCGCTGCTCACTGCCGGGTGCAGCCGCGAGGAGCCCGGCGCGGTCCAGCTCCTACCCCAGGTATTCCTTTCTTCGCCTCACCATTTCGGGGCCACCGGGCCGGAGCTGGCGCACACGCAGCTGGAAATGAGCTACCTGGGTGTCGAGGACGTGACGGCAGCCGGAATCAATTTTGAGGCCGACCACTACCGGATCGCCGCAGGTAACGAAACGACCGGCCATACGCACCCCGGAGAAGAGATCTGGACGCTCAAAGACACCGCCATTTTTCTGCGCGCGGAGATTGTTGCGCTCGGCTATGAGTACGAGCTGACCCACTACTCACGGCAGGACAGCTGATCGCTCCCACAACCGATTCTGTACGTTCGTCTGATCGCGTTGTGCCAGGCATGCTCGCCTGCGCGGGCGCCATGCTGATGTTCTCGGTCATGAGTGCCTTCGCCAAGTACCTCAGCGAGACCCATTCGGTGGTGGAGATCGCGTTTTACCGAAACGTGATCGCAAGCCTGCCGTTTCTGGCGATGGCTTTCTTGCTGGGGCGCCGAGACATCCTCAAGGTCAACGCGAGGCCGGGGCTGGTGGTGTGTCGCTCGGTGATGGGGACGTTTTCGCTGATTGCGACCTTCGCCGCCTATTCTGCCATGCCGATGGCCGATACGTCCGTGCTGCTCTTTACCGCTTCCCTTTTTCTGCCGGTGCTCGGCGTGCTGTTCCTGGGTGAGCGGGTTGGCTGGATCCGGGCATCAGCGGTGCTGATCGGTTTTGTCGGCGTTGCGATCATGGCCAATCCGTCTGGCGATGCGAGCCTATTTGGCGTTTCCATGGCCCTCACCGCGGCGCTGATGCAGGCGATCATGGCCATCATTCTTCGTCAGCTGGGTGGATCGGAAAAGCCTGAAACGGTGTCGCTGTACTTCTTTCTCATCGGCGCCGTGCTGACCGGTTTTGCGATGCCCTTTGTCGCCACGCCACCCAGCGCTGCCGAGCTGCCGCTGCTGCTGGGAGTTGGCGCCGCCGGCGCGTGTGCGCAGTTCCTTTACGCGGTCGCGCTCAAGCTGACGCCGGCGGCGATTGTCGCTGTTCTCAACTACACCAGTATCATCTGGGCAACCATGCTCGGCTGGCTGGTATGGAATGAATGGCCGCTGCCGGTGGTCCTGGTCGGCTCGGCGGTGGTAATCGGCGCCAACGCACTGATCGCCTGGCGGGAAAGTCGGGTCCGATCGACGCACGCGCCGCAAAACCTGTAGGGTGGCGTCATGCTGCTGGCAGGACTGCTGACCATTCACACGGTTGTACTCGGGTACTGGCTGGGAGCCGAGCTGGTCATCAATGCGGGTTACCGCCTGGTCTGTTATGCCGAAGACATGCCGTTTGCGCAGCGCGATCGCTTGATGGATCACGTCATGCGGGTCGACCAGCATGTGCGCTACGCGCTGATCCTGCAGGCGTCGCTCGGCCTGATGCTTGCAGCGGGGTACGGCTATGTGCCGGGCGGCGACCGCCTCATGATCAGCGCCGGTATTTTTGGCTTGAGCTGGCTTGCGTTCATCGAACTTGTACACCGCGAGCGAAAGCGGCCGGCCGGCCATCGACTGGCCCAGATCGATCGATGGTTTCGTTACCTGCTCCTCGGGGTGCTGCTGGCGGTGGCCAGCAGCCTGCTGGGCGACGCTTGGCCTTTACCCGCGTGGCTGCGCTGGAAGCTAGCCGCGTTTGCCGGCGTTATCGCCTGCGGCGTTGGGATCCGGTTGGCTTTGCTGGGGCACTTCAAAGCCTGGGCGAGAATGGCAAACGGCGAGGTGACCGAAGCAGACAACGCCATAGTTCAGCGGATTTATCTTCGGGCCACATTGGTCCTTGCGGTGTTGTGGGTGTTTCTAGGGCTCATGGCGGCGCTCAGCGTAGTCAAGCCGGCGATGTCGTAGGCTTCGCCAAACGAATACCAGCGCGGGGGTATGCGCCATGCATCAAATCATTGCCGAGAAACAGGCGCTTGTTGCCGATCAGGCGGGCGTGTGGGACGGTGAATACGTTCATCTGGACGCCTCACATGAGGTCATCGACCGACATCGATCTCGACTGATCTGTCGCCTGGAAGACGGGGCTGACGGGGTCGCGATGCTCAAGCAGACCAATATCTACACCTGGGCTGACCAGCAGCAGGAAGTGCGCTACTTCGAGGGCGTCTTTCGCAAAGATCGCGTGTGGATCCAAAACGATTTAATCGACGGCTGGACCAGCGCGATCAGTCAGGACCAGACGCAGCGTACGATCATGGTTGGCTGGGTTCGTGTAGCGGAACCCGACTTTCGTTTCTACGAGCTGATCACGCTGTCCGAGGACGCCAATGAAAAGTCGCGCACGTGGCACTGGTATCGCCATGGTCGCCTGTTTCAGCGCACGCTGATCAACGAAACCCGAACAGCGCGGGACTGGCGACCCTTCGACGATCCAGGGTTCTTCGTGTCCAGGCCCAAGGGCGCCTAGTAGCTCAGCGTGCGAAGGAAGGCGACGAGGTTGTCACGCTCCGCGTCGCTGAGGTTGAGTGCCGGAAGCTCCGGAACGGCTGGCTCACCCCCCACCTCGCGGTAGTAGTCGATCACCTCCGTTAACGTGTCGAAGCGGCCGTCATGCATATAGGGTCCGGTTCGGGTGAGCGCTCGCAGGGTAGGGACCTTAAAGGCGCCGACGCTGTGCTCGTCAGAGTCGGTGTAGCGCAGGTGACGGCAGCCGTCTGCCGGCGCGTCGCTGTAGCGACCGCGGCAGTTGAACGGATCGTAGTTTGAAGCGGTTCGGCCGACAGCCCACCCTAGATCCTGCTCGGTGGGGCTGGCGGAGCCCGTACCGATGTTGTGAAAACCAAAATTGCTGAACATCGGGCCATTGTGGCAGCGAAGGCAGTGGGTTTTTCCCACGTCGAGAAACAGCTTGAGGCCCTGCAGTTCGTTTTCCTCGAGGGGTGACTGGCCGGGATCATCGAGCGTCAGCGAGTCTGCGAGGTGGTCGAAACGACCGGCTTGAGGCTGCAGCGTCGCCACGTAGCTCGCGAGAACCTTGCCGACATTCGCAAACGCGCGATTGATCTGCTCCTGGCGAGCTGAGGGGAGGCGTTGCCAGCTCAGCTTATCCTCGCTCGTGCCATAGGGCCCGGCTTGCGGCGGCAAATCAGCCAGCTCGGGCAAGGCAATAGCTAGGTCTGCGAGCTGTTCAACATACCTGGGGGTTTGGGTCAGGTGACGCAGTACGCCGATTCGGGTGCTATCCATCTCGCCCTGGGTTTCCAGCGGCGTCAGGTTCTGTGCCCAAAGACTGTCACGGCGACCATCCCAATAGAACCAGTCGGCGCTGGCGATACCAACGAGCGTTTGGGCGTTTCTTCTGGTGGGCTGGCTGCCGACGCTTTGCTTTTTGCCGTCGGTGAAAGCCAGCTCAGGCTGGTGGCATGAGGCACAGGCGATCTGTCCATCCCGGCTGAGCCCCGGATCAAAAAACAGCGCTTTTCCCAGCGCCGCCGCATCAGCGTTTCCATGCAGCCGGTTGCTGGTGTCGGCGGCAGGTCGCAACGCGGAGAGGGCCAGCGATTGAGCTAGCTCGATCTCGGCCGGGGTCAGGTTGGAAGCGCGGGTTTCCGCGGGTTGGTCCGTCCGACCTGGACCGATTCGCAAATCGAACGTGGCCTTGTCTGACCCAGCGTCGGCGGTGACGCCGACGACAATTTCCCAGCCGCCGTGCATGTTGAACGACACGCCTTCGACCAGGTATTGGCCGGGCGCGAGCTGGCGGGTTACCTGGGGCTCCGACGACATCCCGTGGCCGTGGCCGGGCATCCCCCCGTAGAACGCGAGCCGCTGCGGCGTCACGGGCTTGCCCTGCGCATCCAGCACGGACACGGTCCACTCATGGAGCTGGCCGACAACCGGGGCCGCCCGAGCTTCGATCTCGACCTGGTACAGCCGGTTCTGAGTCCAGGCGAGTTCAGCAGCGATGCTGCTAAGCGATGGCGCTGTTACCAGCGCCATCGTTACCAGGGCCCGCAGCAGGCGGGTGATCGGACCTGCGGTGACTATTGCTCGTAGATCCGGATGTTGCTGAACAGCGAGTTGTTGCCGCTGCCGCTGTCGCGGTCATTGACCAGGACCAGATTCATGCTGCTGCCCGTGAAGTACTGCCCGACGGGAATCACGAAGCGAGTCCGCCCGCTTCCCGGGTAGGTCTTGAAGTCACGGATACCCCAGTTCTGGGTGCCGTAAAGGCTGAAGATCCGGTTGGAGGACAGCGAGTTGTTCTCGTCGAAGCCAATGCCGTGGATTTCGCCCTGGGCGCTGGATTCGAAGTCGAATTCGATCACCGTGTTCGCCGTGATCTGATAGGTCTGCAGCGTTCGCTTCCAGGTGTTGCGCTCCAGCAGCAGGCTGAGGCCCTGGTTGCTGATGGTGAAGTCGCCATTCACGTCCTGACCGCCGTAGGAACCGATGTCCGCGGGCGTAAACACGACGCAGTCATCGCAAGAAACCGGCTCCTGGACACTTAGCTGGAACGTGGTGCTATCGGTGCCGCCGTTGCCGTCGTCCACCGTCACCGTGACGTCATAGCTTCCCAGCACGCTGGTGACTCCGCTGATCAGACCGCCCGCATCCATCGACAGGCCTGCCGGCAGACCGTCAGCGCTGAAGGTAAGCGTATCGCCGTTCAGGTCGGTTGCATCGATGGCCAGCGAAACGCCTTCGCCGCTGTACACCGTGACCTGGCCCGGGCTGTTGAGGGTCGGCGCGATGTTGCTGCCGTCGCTGGTCAGGCGGATGTTGCGGAAGCGCGACGTGTTGCCGGAGCCGCTGTCGTTGTCGTTGACAAAGGTCATGTAGAAGCCGGTGCCGGTGTAGTACTGACCGACGGGAATCTGGAACGTCTGCCAGCCGGAGCCGCTGTACTGCGCAAAATCCCGTCGCCCCCAGTTCTGCGTGCCGTACACCTGGAACGTCAGGCTGCTGGAGATGCCGTCGTCGGTGTCGAAGCCGACGCCGTGGACCTCGCCGATGGCGGTGGAGCTGAACTCGAAGGTCAGGATCGTTTGCGGCAGAATCTCGAAGGTTTGCGTGGTGCGTTTCCAGGTGTTGTTGCTGAGCAACAGCACTTCCCCGTCGTCTTCCAGCGCAAAGTCGCCCGCCGCGTCCTGATTGCCGCCATAAGACACGATGGTCACGTCGTTAAACGACACGCAGTCGGTGCAGCCAGGATCCGGCGGTGGGTCACCGATCAGTGACGTGGTGCCGTCCAGCTCCATCAAATAGGCGGAAAGCTGGTCGAGGTCGCTGTTGCTGAGCGAGATGCCGCTGTGGGCGAGCATCGCCTCGGAGACGTCGGCCGCTGAGCCGTCGTGCAGATAAGGTGCGGTGTTCCAAACGCTGATCAGCGTCGGCGTATCAAGTCCTGTCAGCGGGCCGCCGAGACGGTTCCCGCTGGAAGCCTTGATGGTGCCCACGTCGTGCAGGTCGCCGAGGATGCTGTCGGTGAACAGCGGCGCGGCATGACAGCTATCGCACTGTTTGCTGCTGAACAGCTGTCGCCCCGCTTCGCCGGTGGCCGTCAGGGTGCCGTCGGTATTCCCGTGAGGGCTTGCCTCGTATTCATCCAGGGACCCGAGGTAGGCAGACATGGCGTCCAGATCGGCACTGATACCGGCCTTCGGGTCTCCGAGGGTCTGCGAGCGAGTTCCGGCATTAAAGTCGGCGTCCGCCATCAAGCCGGTCCCCCCTGCAAAATCTCGAATCTGGTTTTCGAAGTCCTGGACTTCGTCGAAGTTTCCGCTCCAGTGCAGGAATCCATGGACGGTTGCGGCGCGACCTTTAAGGGTGATGGTGTTACGCAGGCCTTCGTTGTCAGCGGTGGCGATACCCACGCGGGTGAAATCCCAGATACGGCCATCCTGGCCGCCATCGTTGTGACATGACGCGCAGCTCATGTAGCTGTCCAGCGCCAGCCGCGGATCGCGGGCGTCGTAGAAGAGCTGCTTGCCCCGCAGCACCTCGGTGGTCAGCGCCTCGCTGGCAACGCTGCTGACGGAAGTCTCAAGGTTGATGGTCAGCTCGTTACGCTCGGTCAGCGCGGACAGGTCGAACACCGATACCGATCGATCCATGAAGTTATGAACGTACAGCCGGGCACCGTCGGAAGACACGGCAAGTCCCTGCGGCGCACGACCGGTGTCGAAACGCATCAGCTCAACGGCCGTGTAGGCGTCGGTCACGGCGATTTCTCGATTACCTTCCAACGCGGTGAACAGATACGCACCAAAAGGACCAAACGCAGCGTGGCTGGCGAAGCTGGCGTTATCGTGGTCCACCCGTGCCCAGAAGGTCTCCTGGCTGGCGTTGAGGTCGATCTTTGATGTCACCGCTCGCACAGTCTGATCAAACGTCATGCCCTGACCGCCGCGCCGGGCGCCGGCGAGGATGTTGTCCTGCTTTGAAGGTACCCACGCCGAGAGCTGGTCGGGCGAAATCACGGCCGGACCGAGATAGTTCGGCACACCCGGGCCGGAATGCTCGGATACGCCGCGGTCGCTGTGACGCAGCGTCACGGTGTCGGCAACGCTGAAGCTGCCGGTAGCCACAACCACAACCTCACCACCGTGATAGTCGCCGTTCGTCTCGACGGATGGCGCAATGGTGGCTTCGCCGGGCAGTGGCGGAGTGATGAAGCGCGATACCAGCAAGGTGGCGCCGTCGCCGCTGATCGATAGGTGTCTGGGCCGTGCGCCGACCGGGAGTGACCCATTGACGGTGCGGCTGGCGACATCGATCCGCAGGACCTCGCCGGTCGCCTCCAGCGCCACGTAAGCGCTGCTGCCGCTCGGATCAAAAACCAGTCCATGAGGTTGCGAAGCTGCGGGCAGGTCGACCACTTCGAGGACATTGCGGCTGCCGCCATCGATTCGGGTGAGCGTCCCTGCGTTCTTGCTAACGACCCATACCTCGCCGTTCGGTGCTGACTGCACCGCTACGGGTTGTCGGGCCACTGGAATCTCCGCTACCCGCTGCAGCGTTGTGGCGTCGATTACCGCCACGCTGTTGTTATCGGGATTGACGTTCCAGACTTCCGAGTCGCCGGCGCGCAGCGCAATCGGGCTTGATGACTGCGAAACGGTTCCCGGCAGGGGCAGGTGGATGAGCTGGACGAAGGTCTGGGTGATCTCCTCGCCGCTCATCGGATCCTGAACCGTGACCGTGACGACGTAGCGGCCGGGCGTCAGGTAGCTGTGCGTGGCGGTCGACTCGGTCGTCGGGCCAACGGTTGTGCCGTCCCCGAAGTTCCAGGTGTAGAGCAGCCCGTCACCGCCGGCGGCGGTGGCGCTGAACGCCGCGTCGGTGCCGCTGGTGGTGGGGATGGGCAAAATGGGATCCACGCTGAGCGGCAGATCAACCGGCACGTTCAGCGCCACAAAAGCCACCTGCTCATTGGTATGCGCACGTTCCGTGTCTCCCAGCGTGTCCTCGTCGATCGCCATACCGATCGTTTGCCCAGACACCGCATCCGGACCGATCAGAACGGGCCAGCCGCCGTTGTTGCCGTCCATGCCGGCAGACGACAGCACCGCCACGTTGCCGTCGATCTGCAGCGGATAGCTGTAGGGCGGCGAGTCACCGACGCCGCCAACGGAGTCGCTGCCGAGCCCTGCTTCGTACTCGTAGCTGCCAAGCGTCCCTGTGCCGCTTTCAAAGACCATGTAGCCGATGGTCTCCGACCCGCGAGCTGCTGTCGGATCTTCGGCCACGTGCATGCCGGTAAACAGCGAGCTGGCGGAGGGTGGGTTGGCGACAACGCCGTCCGACGCCCAGAAAACGCTGAAGCGATCGTCGCCGGCAGACATGACCTGGCCCACGACAACCGGGGCGGTGTAGCTCAGGGCATAGCCCTGCTCCTCGCCCACCCAAGAGTTGTTTTCGTCCGTTCGCCCGGAAAGGTATTTGACGGCCTCAAAGCGCCCCGCGCCGCCGTCGTAGCGGCCGGCTTCGGCGACCAGATAGTCGACCGTGTAGGTGCCGGCCGGGCCGGTGCTCGCGGCACTGCGCACGCGCAGCTCAAAGCTGTTTCCCACGGCATTGCGAACCTGGGTCACCATCGGTACGTCCGACGGCAGATACCGCGGCGTCGCGATCACGACCATGTCGGTATAGGTGTTGGGAAGACTGACGGTCTGCCAGGTTTCGTCGACGTTCTCTGCCTGCCCGGAGAACAGCTGGGCATCTTCTGGCGGCTTGACCGACAGGTCGGCAACCGACAGATTGGAACCCGGGATCACCTCAATCTGTGTTGCCCCCGGCAGGGTCCAGCCGACGGCGAGGTTGTCGCCACCGCCGCCTTCTTTCTGCAGCGCCTCAATAAAATAGCTCTGGCCCGCCTGCAGGTCGATCAGCGCCGACTGCTGTTCCGGAAACTTGTCCCACTGGCGCGCGCCGCTCCAGCCGGGAACCTGTGCAATCAGGATCCGGTTGGCGGGTTCGTTGTCGGTGCTCAGCCACAGCTCGCCGCCGTCGTCGGAGGAGATGTGGAACTGATACTGGCCGTCCACCGGTGGGTGGAGATAACCGTGAACCCGGGTGCCGAAGTTGTCTTCCGTGTTGGTCGGAATCTCAAAGATATCGAGCGTGTCGGTCAGGGTGGGGCTGTCGGGATAAGCCGCGATGCTGGTCAGGTCGCTCACCGCCGTGCCGGGCACGCCGCTCCACTTGTCGCGGCGAATACTGCCCAAGCCCTGGCCGAAGACGCGCCACTGGAAGCTGCGCGACCGGCTGCCTTCGTCGTTGTCCGTCACCGAGACCGTGACCTCATAGGTGCCCACCGCGGTTGCGGCGCCGACAATGGACTGCGTGGCCTGGTCAAGCTGTGTTCCGGTCGGCAGGCCGGTAGCGCTCAGCACCAGCGGATCGTCATCGGCGTCGCCGACAAACAGCGGGATATTGACGTCGTTGCCAACGCCGCTGCTGACCGGCGCCAGATTGTTGATCCAGGGCATGCCGCTCGTGTTGGCCTGGACCACATGGGCCGTTGACGGAACCCCCTGCGCGTCGAGCCCGAATAGCATCCAGTAACCGGCGGTCAGCACGTTAGGATTGGCGTGCGCCTGCAGCGTGTATTGCCCCGGCGCATCCTGACTAAAGCCGACCTCGATGAAACGCACGTCGGTGTTCATGCCGTGCGTGGTTGAGCTCATTTTGATCATCGTAAAGCGAGCCAGATCCGTGGTGCCCTCGACGGCAAACGTTTGGCCGCTGGAGATGCGGGGCGGAGCGACGTCAATAGATGGACGCACCGCGGGAATGCCGCTGGCGTCAAATAGGTAGGAAGGTGAGTAGACCTCACCGTCGCGGTGGCTCGAGCCGTTGCAGTTGGCGTTGCCCGAGCAGTAGCCGCTGCCCGCCGCCAGCACGCGGCCGTCGGTCATGAGGAGCGCAATCGAGTGATAGTTGCGGGGCGTGACCATGGAAGCCCCCAGGCGCCACGTGCCGGTTTGCTCGTTCCAGATCTCCGTCGACAAGATTGCCCCGTCGTCGCTGAACTTGCGGCCCGACGTGTTGCCGCCGACCACCAGTACTTCACCGTTGGGGAGCATGATGCCATTGTGGAATTTACGGGCGTGGTTCATCGAGCCTGTGAGGCTCACGACCGGCGCGGTGCCGTTGAGGTCGACGGTAAACGCCTGGTTAGAACTGGTGATGTTGTTGCCGGCGATCCAGCCGCCGGCGTTCAGGATCTTGCCCTCGGCGTACATGATCGAGGTGCCGTGCTTGTGGTACCAGTCGGTAAACTCCGGCCCGGACTGGCTGTAGCTGCCGTTACCGGTCGGATCGATGTAGTGCATCTTGGGCGTTGGTCCGGAATGAAAAATCTGACCGTTGGGCGCTACGTGGAGCAAAGGCCACCATCGCGACTCGCCGTGCGAGCCGCTGGAGAAGTAGTCGGTGAGCACCATGTCGTTGAAGTCGACCCCGTTTTTGATCTCCCAGCCGCTGTCGACGTTCCACACCTCGGGATAGCGAGGCTGGGACGCCGTGCCGATCGCGGTGAACATATCGCCGTTGGCCAGCGCGATGGTGGTGGGGTACCAGCGTCCACCCGAGGGCATGTTTTCGATCTGCACCCACTCGCTATTACGGAAATCGAAGATGCTGGTCCACGGGCTGTTGGTCTGGTTGCGGCCGCCGTTCACAAACACCCGGCCGTCTTCCATCATCGCCAGGTGGGCGCAGAACATGTTGTGCGTGGGGTGAAAAACCTCCTCAAAAACGCCGGTGGCGGGATCCCAGGTGGCGCTGTAGGTCTGCTCGGTACTGGGCCAGGTTTCTCGCTCTGATCCCGACCACGTGAGGATTCGTCCATCGGGCAGGTTGGCCGCTGAAACGGCGATGTGCGGCCAGTCGATCACGGGTCCCCATTGCCCGCCTTCCTCTGGGTCCTCAGGCCCGGCCAGCGCC
The Pseudomonadota bacterium DNA segment above includes these coding regions:
- a CDS encoding putative Ig domain-containing protein encodes the protein MEQQQYRSTATVVSLFLCFFLAGQALAGPEDPEEGGQWGPVIDWPHIAVSAANLPDGRILTWSGSERETWPSTEQTYSATWDPATGVFEEVFHPTHNMFCAHLAMMEDGRVFVNGGRNQTNSPWTSIFDFRNSEWVQIENMPSGGRWYPTTIALANGDMFTAIGTASQPRYPEVWNVDSGWEIKNGVDFNDMVLTDYFSSGSHGESRWWPLLHVAPNGQIFHSGPTPKMHYIDPTGNGSYSQSGPEFTDWYHKHGTSIMYAEGKILNAGGWIAGNNITSSNQAFTVDLNGTAPVVSLTGSMNHARKFHNGIMLPNGEVLVVGGNTSGRKFSDDGAILSTEIWNEQTGTWRLGASMVTPRNYHSIALLMTDGRVLAAGSGYCSGNANCNGSSHRDGEVYSPSYLFDASGIPAVRPSIDVAPPRISSGQTFAVEGTTDLARFTMIKMSSTTHGMNTDVRFIEVGFSQDAPGQYTLQAHANPNVLTAGYWMLFGLDAQGVPSTAHVVQANTSGMPWINNLAPVSSGVGNDVNIPLFVGDADDDPLVLSATGLPTGTQLDQATQSIVGAATAVGTYEVTVSVTDNDEGSRSRSFQWRVFGQGLGSIRRDKWSGVPGTAVSDLTSIAAYPDSPTLTDTLDIFEIPTNTEDNFGTRVHGYLHPPVDGQYQFHISSDDGGELWLSTDNEPANRILIAQVPGWSGARQWDKFPEQQSALIDLQAGQSYFIEALQKEGGGGDNLAVGWTLPGATQIEVIPGSNLSVADLSVKPPEDAQLFSGQAENVDETWQTVSLPNTYTDMVVIATPRYLPSDVPMVTQVRNAVGNSFELRVRSAASTGPAGTYTVDYLVAEAGRYDGGAGRFEAVKYLSGRTDENNSWVGEEQGYALSYTAPVVVGQVMSAGDDRFSVFWASDGVVANPPSASSLFTGMHVAEDPTAARGSETIGYMVFESGTGTLGSYEYEAGLGSDSVGGVGDSPPYSYPLQIDGNVAVLSSAGMDGNNGGWPVLIGPDAVSGQTIGMAIDEDTLGDTERAHTNEQVAFVALNVPVDLPLSVDPILPIPTTSGTDAAFSATAAGGDGLLYTWNFGDGTTVGPTTESTATHSYLTPGRYVVTVTVQDPMSGEEITQTFVQLIHLPLPGTVSQSSSPIALRAGDSEVWNVNPDNNSVAVIDATTLQRVAEIPVARQPVAVQSAPNGEVWVVSKNAGTLTRIDGGSRNVLEVVDLPAASQPHGLVFDPSGSSAYVALEATGEVLRIDVASRTVNGSLPVGARPRHLSISGDGATLLVSRFITPPLPGEATIAPSVETNGDYHGGEVVVVATGSFSVADTVTLRHSDRGVSEHSGPGVPNYLGPAVISPDQLSAWVPSKQDNILAGARRGGQGMTFDQTVRAVTSKIDLNASQETFWARVDHDNASFASHAAFGPFGAYLFTALEGNREIAVTDAYTAVELMRFDTGRAPQGLAVSSDGARLYVHNFMDRSVSVFDLSALTERNELTINLETSVSSVASEALTTEVLRGKQLFYDARDPRLALDSYMSCASCHNDGGQDGRIWDFTRVGIATADNEGLRNTITLKGRAATVHGFLHWSGNFDEVQDFENQIRDFAGGTGLMADADFNAGTRSQTLGDPKAGISADLDAMSAYLGSLDEYEASPHGNTDGTLTATGEAGRQLFSSKQCDSCHAAPLFTDSILGDLHDVGTIKASSGNRLGGPLTGLDTPTLISVWNTAPYLHDGSAADVSEAMLAHSGISLSNSDLDQLSAYLMELDGTTSLIGDPPPDPGCTDCVSFNDVTIVSYGGNQDAAGDFALEDDGEVLLLSNNTWKRTTQTFEILPQTILTFEFSSTAIGEVHGVGFDTDDGISSSLTFQVYGTQNWGRRDFAQYSGSGWQTFQIPVGQYYTGTGFYMTFVNDNDSGSGNTSRFRNIRLTSDGSNIAPTLNSPGQVTVYSGEGVSLAIDATDLNGDTLTFSADGLPAGLSMDAGGLISGVTSVLGSYDVTVTVDDGNGGTDSTTFQLSVQEPVSCDDCVVFTPADIGSYGGQDVNGDFTISNQGLSLLLERNTWKRTLQTYQITANTVIEFDFESSAQGEIHGIGFDENNSLSSNRIFSLYGTQNWGIRDFKTYPGSGRTRFVIPVGQYFTGSSMNLVLVNDRDSGSGNNSLFSNIRIYEQ